TCTTGTTTCAGTTCATTAACACTCAAACTTGAGACCTTATATAATttttacagtttttttttttttctttttctgtggCCGCAGTTGGATGACTGGGTTTTATGTAGGATATATAAGAGAACTGAGAAATCCATCGTAAGTGTACATACAAATGAGGAACCTGCACTGCTAGATGATGGAGATGTTGATGTGAATGTAGAACACGAGGGTGATTCCCAAGGTTACACAAATACTGTTGCTGATTATGAGCAGCCTAATCCAATTTCAATTCCATTGCAGGAGTTTGAAGATATATTTTCTGATCTCCCTCCATTGGAAGACTTAACGAATTTCAAAAGCTATGTTCATCAGCAACCAATTCTAGAAGCAGATAGTTATTGTTCCTATGGGACATCAATGGTGGAACCTGCATTTGAAATCCATCCGATAGAGGACTTCACCACTAAATATCTGAATGAAAATGATTGTGGGTTGAAGTCAATACCATTACCAGATGATAGGAAAAGGTACATTCCTGACCAATTTTGTATGGTAAGTTTAGAAAATATTGTGTGCATCAACTCCCAAAACAACCTCTTGAATCAATCTTCCTCCAAATAGTTAACTAATTGATGCACTTAGCTATCATTATTGTTGTTTTCAAAGGTAAAGGAAGATTGGGGGATGTTAGGCGTATGAGTTATTGTATTAGCTAACAGAACTGAACTGTACTAAGTTTAACTTCTTTGatgattttaatttgatttatcttTCAATTATATTTGTAGTTAGCCATTAATGTTTGAAAATAGCTCTTATCTCTCTGATTGTTGTGCTTGGTATAGtcgttttaattaataaaattattaacttGGGGGTAGAGCAGTCATTgttcattttttatattttctttttaatttactcTTTTCGATTCTTTTCTTCTCAACACCCAAAACTCAAAAGTAATATTCCAAGgcatttttgttttattattttattttattttttaaatttatttagctcttattatcatttaaatttaaaatcttattCCAACAACAATATTTTAAAACTTTGTAACTtggtattattattatatataactaAATCAGGacatatttttattgtttttaaaaatAGTAAAATGTCCCCTTTGCCCCTATCCTATCTCCCTATTTCCTTCAATGAAAATCTGAATTGAAGAGAGCCATTGACTACAAGACACTATAACAAGTCTCACCACTCACTGAAATACAGCCATTGAATACAAGATAGTTCATCTCACCACAAAAATATCTTCCCATTcacaaaaatattttcaaattttatctaTTGCACTGcgacttttttattttaaaaatattaagacttattacaaaacaaaattttcgttagttaaagtttaaaattaataaaaaaaattaccttttttttaaaaaaaaaaaattattaaagacttattaaaaataattttcatcaattgaAGTTTAAAAGCAGTAAAAGTTTACGTCATTTCttaaaaaagttattttaatatataaaattcctTGACTTTAAAAAAAtgaagtttttatttttttaattaaacaagTTTTCGTTATTCTTAAATTTAAGTtgactttattttatgagaaaataaattttaattcttacactaatattatattaataaaatattaaacttttatttaattataataaaaatataataacaaCAAATTATCatctattttaataatatttcttGCTCTTTTTAAAATCATGTGTATATACATTATTTTCATATAATAAATCTATTAATCGAATAATAGATAGTGTCAAGCTTTTTTTACagatagattaattaatttatctttttttaattaatatttttattatcttttaaataataagtgttatgttattattattaattgatcTTAAactaaactatatatatataaaaataattcactgtattgcatatatatatatatataattattaaaattttgttatGATTTCAACAATTATTAATAGACTACAACTTTCTTTGTAAAATTTAAGtacaatattttatattttataaaataaaattaaatataattttagtaTAAATGTTTTTTATTTATCAATCATATTAACATAAtaaatataagagaaaaataataCCTTCAGCGCAGGATTTATGGATTCTATACAGTAAAACAGAATTCCAAAGTACTGTTCATGGGAACAGTAATTTGGAAAccccatttttttttattaggatgatttttataattttttttcctaattgTTCAATTTAGCTTATTCTATAAAATTATAgcactttattttttatattactatataataaattataaataataattttaaaaaaatgtacacgtacaaattttatttattaataatattgtaAGTTTTTggcaacaaaaaaaaataaaaaaaattataccgGCAATTAGGTTGTACATGGGCTGATTTATACCGGTTCACTATATTTTATCAAATTAAACTGATGAAATTAGGTATTCAAAtcgaaattaataaatattaatttaaaatatattatttaataaaaataaataagaataagtttattcatgttttatatttatctatatatatatatatatttaaaaaataactaaaaatttaatttataatgatttttaaattgtaaataatatttaaatatataaaaatattaattttaaattagattCATTCGAATAAACCGAAATTTCAatttagcaattttttttttttgatgatcCTACCCACAGCATCATGTGGGTATTGGAGCTTGTAAATGCTACTTAATTAACTTAAAACGTCAACGTTCCAAACACCGCCTTCTCCTTCCCCACAAGAACTGTGCACGTGTTTCATTCTCTCCACTGATTTGCATATTCCACTGCATGACCAGTCGAATGATGCCACGCATACCTTCCCTGCTTGGGCCTTCCATTCACAATCTGACATCACACCATCTTTAATTATCATCTTGCAAATACACAGTGTGCTGAATTCAATTCTTAtatcaatttttatatttaaaaagttaaaaattattagaatttatttttttaattaaaaaataaataaattattttcaaagAGTCAACAATTTGGAAACTCGAAGGAAACAAAAAATACCTGGAGGGGTTCCACAACACATGGAACGCTCATCCACATGTTCAACTTCCAATCCAATGAACCATGACCCCAAAGAAACATCTTCATTGGCATATCTATGCAATATCGGACTGCAAAGTTTTGCAATAACCTCAGTCAGTATGATCAACAACAAATGACGAAGAAAATGGTAACTTACGAGTTAATGGAGATATAGGTAGCAAGGTCCTTGGAAATGGCATAGATTTGGCCAGTTGCATGTCTGAAGTATTTGTTCCCTTCTTCGCCAAACTTCCAGAACTCTGGCTCATGATATTTAACCCCTCTGCAATCCAATATTAATATTGAGTAATCTCTTGGATTCTTGCTATGAAATATTTTtactacctttttttttttcttgatgaTAAAAACTTACTTTTGAGAGAGAACTGGACCAGACTTCATGCAGCCGATATAGATCCTAGGCTTGGATCTGTGTTTAGCGAGAGTGGTGGTTAGCATACCTAAATTGACATGAACATCATCGTCTACCTTCATGTAGAAATTGGCGTCCCAAATGGAAACCGCAGTGGAGAAGTATAATCTGGTCTTGGTGGAGAGCTGGTGGTAACCCTCTACGTGTTTCAGCCTAAGAAAGTCTTTGTGCTCTGCTTCTTCTGAATCCAACGCTTGATCAAGAACCCCACCTGGTGTTGCACTGTGTCCAATCACAAACCTTATCACAATCCCTTTCTCTTTCTCCAATTCCTTCAATTTATCCCCTGCATGGATCAATAATCACTCTGCATATGCCATCTTTTTTTAGAGAAGCTTacgcacagagagagagagagagagagagaaggagaccTTTTGGCATCCAAGTTTCTCGAACTGAGTCTCGGCGTTTGCTGCTGCTGAATGCGGTGTTTATTCCAATCACAACAAATGCCTTTTGCAGAGATCGATTGGTGGGTCTTTCTAGTGAAAGCTGGCCACTTGATCGGCTTGTTCGAGCCGCTGTTAATTCCATTTCCAACGCAGAAATTGTATTCTCCAGTGACCTATGTATGTATTCAAGAAAAACAAAAAGATACAGGACTAGCAATTTAGAAAGAGAACAAAGGGGGTGGGGGTGGAATTAATTGAATTAGAATTAGCTTACTTGATAGCTTTATGGGTTTTCTTAACTTCTCCCATGATATCTCCAGGTTTTCCTTCAGCAAATTTCTAAATAATTTGATACTTAACATTAGCTAATTGCTACTGCAGAATTCTAAGGTATTGAATTTGAGTCCTAGTTCGAGAAGGAAAAATCTTCATGTGAAGTAATCAAAACTTACACGCTTGTGATCGCAATCTCGTTTCACTTCCTGCAGCTTGTTCACATAATGAGAAATGAGAGGAACATTCTGACGATCTTTAGCCTGTGAAGGAGAAGGATGAGTCCCTGTTCTACTAGTAAACAGAGAACCAGCGATGAAGCTTGCAATGCACAGCACAATAATGGCTTTTCCTGAATTGATTGGCTTTCCTCTCATTTTCTTGGACTCTTTGTCAGGCTGCCACTGCCACAATCCTTTCAACTGCTTCTTTTCTGAAGAAGCAGCCAAATTTTTGCGGCCTTGATGAAATTATTCATAAAAAAACAGATGAATGTTAGTTTAATACAGGCCTGAATACCAAATGCTGTAACACCTGGTATTTATACATGTATTTTTATTACTCTTCCATACAAGTTCTTGCACAAGTAATTGAGTTGCTGCATTAATCTCTGAAATCTTCCCATTTGAGCCGTCCAATTAATGGAAATAATTGGATTATTCTGGTCCTTGTAAGATTTAAAAGCATATAGCCAAAAAAAGCAAAGAGCATGTCATGTGAAGGATTGATTTTATACTAAAAATGAATTCATTTTCTGAAACATTCCATATGCATCAACCAAGATTTACTCTGAAAATTTagttcttaatgaaaagagtacTGATAATCTTTTGGAAAAAGAAAATAATCAACAATCAATCTTTCAAACGACTATTGTAAGAGGAATACAAATTGGAGTTGGAAAATAACATTAGTAGAAAGAACATTGCACATGTACCTTTAAAAGAATGACGATCATATGAGATTAACAATGATTTTGAGACGCTTTCTAGtgcaaaattttcatatttaatatgCTAATGAAGGCGTGTACTTGTTTATCAATGATAAATGGACGGCTTTAATTGGGGGGTTGGCAGTTTAATCATGTGATTTTCATTGTTCAACAAACTTTCTTTTGATTAGCAGAAAAATACTTTCTTCATTCCAGCATTCTCATTGGCTATATTTGCGTGCATATTGAGAACTTCCAGCTTAAGAGAGAGAAAGCCAGAGCTTTTAAATCACTTGACACATAAACATTACATGTTAGCACATAAGACACTCTTTTTTGGCCATTCATTGGACTGATCCCCACtttattaaacttcatatatgTTTAAAAAGAAGCAAAAGCTCAGGCATTATATATATTGAGCTAATAGTTACTAATTGCAActtcatttattttcttaaattatcAAATCTAAGATGGGGTATGAGAAATCTAATTACCAAAATTCAAAGGGAAATGCAATGGTAATTCATAATTCTCCACAAGTTCTTCTATATTGGAATGGTCACAAGTCACTAAGTTTAGATACTTAAGAAGACAGGATTCAGGGCATTAGGAATCTCTCTGCACATTGTAAGAGAGGGGACAGTGCAAAGGAAAAACTCCCCTGTTATTTTGCCTTAACAATGGTGATGAATTTCCAATATCTCTAAATGGTGAGCGTTTCAAAGTATTAAGTCCACTTCCACTTGTTTTTCTTCCATTTTCCAATGACTCCTGATGCTTGCAGCAATCATCATTTGCTTGGCCATTTTCCTTCAATCGACAAACCAGTACTCTTTTCTCCATCTCGTTTGGCGATTCATGCAAATTCGCTGCTGAGATTTTGTTCctatttgtttttcttgttttttcCTTCCTCAACTTTTCCATCTCAGCTCGAAGCAGTGATACCTGAGCTTGTAGCTCATTTGCCTTGGCTTCTGAGGAGAGAGCTTGCCGTCTCCATTTTTTCACCTATACAAGACAACCCCATCTCAGTTGCCTCCATTAATATAGCAAAATGCACAGTATGGAATCAATACAGCGGCTGACTAGCTGTAGCAGGCTGAAAGTGAGAGACAACGCACAACCGTATAAAACCTGGTGTACTTACAGCAGAGTTTAGTGATTGAATTTGATGATCAGAATCAAGTGCTCGATCTTCCCAAAAATCTCTAGAAGCCTGCAATTCCTCCATCTCATTCCGGACTTGGCCCAGCATCTCTTGCATTTGGGACCATTGCTCTGTCTCAGCCCGAACTTGCTCCACAACCCTTTGCACTATTGCCTTGCAGCATCCTGAACATGCTCTCTCCTCATAAGGCTTTCTCTCCTGCACAAGCAATCTATCAACTTTCAGACACGTGATTACCGACTTATCCCAGGCATATAGATTTTGAATATTCTTGAACCATGAAAAAGTCTAAAGGTAGATTTGACAACTTTAATTCAGACCTAAATCTACCCAGTTAGAAACTACTCTTGCTAGAGTCCATTGCAGTTAATATAAGGTGCTTGGTTACTATGTTCATTCATACAACTGTTACATAGAATGGTTGAGTTAaatggtgaaaaaaaaaaaaaaaaacaacaacaacaacaacgacAACGACACACAAAGAGACACAAAAAGAGGGCACCTTGCATGGTTGTATCattgaggatgaagatatctcTAAGAGTTCGAATCGCTTGGAAGTGGCAGCATAACTAGAACTAGAAGCAGAACTGTTGGCTGTAGAGAGCATCGACCCATATTCAACTTCCATCCTCTCTAGCAGATTACCCTTTGACAATCCCTCCACTTTCTTTCTCAGAGCCTCCATCTGTACATATTTTTTATTAGAAATTACCAACATATAAAAGTAGAGTTATTAGTGAAACATAATAAAAGAAATGGATAAATGGAGAAATGTAGAGTTATTAGATTCATTTAGTTGTTTTCATTTCAAATAGTGATTAGATTTGATACTGAAGAAATGGAGAAAGTTAATATTACATTGCTGCTgcaattcaaaacaaaattttCTTTGATGCTGCTAGTGGTATTGATGGACAAGCATGCTTCTGCCATCTCTTGAATCTCCTTCACACATATCTCATCTGATTCTCCTGCAAACTTGTGTAGCCTTCTTTGAAGAAGAGATGCTTGTTTATCAAAATTGCAACCCTTTCGAACATCTAAATCCTTATTTCTTGATCTCTTCTGCAACTTCTCTAGTTTCTCAGCCAATTCTATGATCTCTACCTCCAAAACCATGTTTGCATTCTTTCCATTGCACATCTTTTCTCTCCCCTACAAACCAAGCACAAAACTCAAGTATTAAAAAGGAAATTCATCTGTCAAAAACCTAATCTTGCAACCAAGTCAAATGTGCTGCACTCTTGTGAGTTGTGAATCATAGTGTGTGAAAAAAGAAGATAAACAGCAAGACATTTTTGAAGCCAAGTGGACAACCTGGCACTTATTATTATTCTAAATAGCATCCaagatcctttttttttttttcctacacCTGACTTTTTCAACCCAACAATGCTCTCCAATCAAAGGGAATTTCTCAGCTTGCAGTTGAGGAAACGTCTCCTCACACATTTTCTTTTCCAAAATTCCATCTGCCTTGCATGAGCTCTTCCCTGTAGCCCTCAACAGTACAAAGAGGCCAAAACCCTCACTTTCCCTTACCAAAATAAAGAACCAAAAAAAGAGAAGACAGATGCAAAATAAACTTTTTAGTCAATATTAAGGATTAGGCTTAAAGAACAATAAAAATGCAGCCTACGTCAGAATTACTTTGAGTTGAGGCAGAATTCTCCCTGGTTTTATATCCAAAtctaaaacttcaatttttttttttaatcaagaaatgtATAGCAAAGAAATTTCATTGCTTCTTTCCCCTGCACTCCGTGGAGAACCGAAGCATAATGATTATGTCTATTCTCACAATTTCTTGATAACGAAGCACACCACTTAAAAAAGCAAAACAAGgcaaaggagagagagagagagagagactaacAGCAAGCAGAGTTTGAACAGCAGATCTCAAAGCCCTTTCCACCTGGACCCTTCTTCTCTCCATCTTCTTCACAGCAATCTCTCTTTCCATCCTTAGCAAATTACACTCTGCCCTCAATATCTCAGCTTGAAACTTCCACTTCTCCTCCTCCATCACCACGCTCTCTCTTTCCtccactctctctctcctctcctccTCACACTGATAATCTCCTCCACCACTCACCGTTACAACTGGAGTAAACCCTCTTGTAAACTCTCTTTCTTGATCAAACAAACTCTCCAGCTTACCTTTCCTATCTCTTTGTGAACTGGACTTGGTAGCACTAGCCTTTGCTGGTGGCTTCCTGTGAGGCCTGCGAGGCAAATGCAGGATTCTTGGTGTAGGTGGCGGTGGTGGGTATTGCCATTTTGACCTCCTCAATGTTGTTTTTGTCGATGCTTTGTCCATGCAATACCAATGGAATCTTGGTTTGATATGTAAAAGCAGTAATCTTGGTTTTTGGCTTCTGAGTGTTGTGTTTTACTTAAAGAAAAGCAAGACTTTTAGAACCCGAACACAAATTCTAAGGAAAGCATTCTTGTTTACAGATTAAAGTCCAATGGAATAAAGAGTTTGAAAAAGCATTGAACTGATTGGTACAAATTTGTAACAACTAACAACCCCTTTTCCTATTGGTGGGAAAAATGGGTTTCAGTTTGAGATAGGGAACACTGAAGAgagttttttaatataaaatttttaccaaCTTCCCCTTGGTTTGAAAATGTACTCGTTTTGTTTGATTGTGCAGGCTGTGTACTGAGAGACTGCTGGGGGATGGGTTTTAGTTAGAAAGAGTGACAGTTTGGAAGTGGAATTTTGGAGTTTTGCGGCAGAAATAGTACCGGATTTCCTTATGGTTTGAAAATACTGAAGAAAATGGTTGATCGGAATAGGATCAGTAGGATACAGAAATAGATAAAATATTAAAGTCCAAAATGTACCGCATATGTAGCAACCGATATGGAACTAAAAAGGAGAGATTCATAAAGATTTTGAGAGAGCTCGATTGAAGGGCTATTAATATCCATCTTTATCAGCTTTTATTTGAGAAATAGAGGCTTTCTGGTACATTCTAATTACAGGTTGTGATCTAAGCTTGAAAATAAAGGTGTTAACTTTTGCATCCATCAAGGTTTAGAAGAGAGAGGATAAATAAAAAGCACAGGCCTGCAACCTCATTATGTGAAAGAAACAGGGATTTCAAATGAAATTGAAAGGTGCGTGAGTGTTTTTCCATCTCTTCTACTGGGAAATTGAAAGAGGAATGGGTGCGTGCCGTTAAAGGTCATGTAATtaagttaattgtttaattaataATGAGGGGTTGTTCTGTTCTGTACTGTTCTGTTCTGACACTCTCATTCCTaagccttct
Above is a genomic segment from Hevea brasiliensis isolate MT/VB/25A 57/8 chromosome 17, ASM3005281v1, whole genome shotgun sequence containing:
- the LOC110666681 gene encoding uncharacterized protein LOC110666681; the protein is MDKASTKTTLRRSKWQYPPPPPTPRILHLPRRPHRKPPAKASATKSSSQRDRKGKLESLFDQEREFTRGFTPVVTVSGGGDYQCEEERRERVEERESVVMEEEKWKFQAEILRAECNLLRMEREIAVKKMERRRVQVERALRSAVQTLLAGREKMCNGKNANMVLEVEIIELAEKLEKLQKRSRNKDLDVRKGCNFDKQASLLQRRLHKFAGESDEICVKEIQEMAEACLSINTTSSIKENFVLNCSSNMEALRKKVEGLSKGNLLERMEVEYGSMLSTANSSASSSSYAATSKRFELLEISSSSMIQPCKERKPYEERACSGCCKAIVQRVVEQVRAETEQWSQMQEMLGQVRNEMEELQASRDFWEDRALDSDHQIQSLNSAVKKWRRQALSSEAKANELQAQVSLLRAEMEKLRKEKTRKTNRNKISAANLHESPNEMEKRVLVCRLKENGQANDDCCKHQESLENGRKTSGSGLNTLKRSPFRDIGNSSPLLRQNNRGVFPLHCPLSYNVQRDS
- the LOC110666688 gene encoding probable beta-1,3-galactosyltransferase 8 — translated: MRGKPINSGKAIIVLCIASFIAGSLFTSRTGTHPSPSQAKDRQNVPLISHYVNKLQEVKRDCDHKRKFAEGKPGDIMGEVKKTHKAIKSLENTISALEMELTAARTSRSSGQLSLERPTNRSLQKAFVVIGINTAFSSSKRRDSVRETWMPKGDKLKELEKEKGIVIRFVIGHSATPGGVLDQALDSEEAEHKDFLRLKHVEGYHQLSTKTRLYFSTAVSIWDANFYMKVDDDVHVNLGMLTTTLAKHRSKPRIYIGCMKSGPVLSQKGVKYHEPEFWKFGEEGNKYFRHATGQIYAISKDLATYISINSPILHRYANEDVSLGSWFIGLEVEHVDERSMCCGTPPDCEWKAQAGKVCVASFDWSCSGICKSVERMKHVHSSCGEGEGGVWNVDVLS